Part of the Natrinema salinisoli genome is shown below.
ACGGTTTCTTTATTCAGATTTAGGGGTGAAACAGACGGTCAGTACAAGGTGGTATCTCACATCCCAAACATGAGGTCGGTAGCTTGCCGCTGCAAGCGAATTCCGGTGTGTGTCGTAATACGAGGGAGAGGTTGTTGTCTTTGACATGAGTGCCAGTAGGGGGTGGCGAACCAATACGACAATAAATCAATAAGTAATATACTATTGCACGTTTATAACGTCCTCTTTGGGGACATAGATGTTCTTACCGGGCGATGTTTTCCGTGTCTTTATTTCTGTATGCAAGGACCGAGAGTCAAATAAGGAGTCCCAATTGTCCTGTGTATAATAAAATATATTCTCGCATTTGGGGCATTCAATTTCAATATGTGTAGGTGGAATGCTCTCATTAGTTAACTTTGCTGACTTTTCATCAGGAATCGTTATAGAGTCGATTCGATGAGGGCAGTACCCACAATCTCTTTCGAACATCCCCGTCTCGATCTCGTGCATATCTGAGCATTATATGCCCTTTACAAATGGATATTGTGCCTCCCAATCATACAACATAAGCAGATTCACTTACCGATTTATCCCCCTGATTACAGTACTAATCTCGGGTAAAAATCCTCGCTAGCAACTACTGGAGCGTTGTTCGTCCCCCGGGAGGGGTGCGGGGCAATCGAGTCGCGGTCGCCCCGTGAGGTGATTGCTCGATAGAACACCGCGCACTCGTTGCGTATGAACGCACAGACGGACAGTACACGCTCCACTACAGCCATTGGGGCGCAGCGAACCTGAAGCTCAAACACCGAATCTCGGCGGAAACGCCGTTCGGTGGCGAAGACACCGATTCGAAGTGGGCGAAACAGCTGCTGGCGGAACTGGCCGATGGCCTCGAGGCAGATGCCGTCGCGTACTGGTCAAATGAAAGACCGGCATTAGATATGCGGTAGGAGAGTTCTGTTTGGGAAATTCCTGTTGATAGTGGCACTTGAGCTTCAATCAGTTTGGACCGAGCTGTGTCGGACTGCAGCTGTTCGCAGGCTCGTATGTCTGCTTCGATCACCGGCGCCGTATCAAGATAGGTTTGTTGAGCAGTGAGGTTCCGATCGAACACATCACGTTGAACACGAAGAGAGTCGGTGACTTATTGCTGACTTTGGACAAGTTTGCGGCCCTTGGGAGTAACCCTCAGGATCTTTTTTGCCTGAGTAAGTTGCGTTACGGACCCTTCGAATGTCCAAGATCGAAGGCGGCTACGGAATCATACCCCGTCAGCGATGGTGGAATTCCAGCACCTATTTTCATGGGACAGGGGTTGCTACGGGCGCGGAGCAGCCTTTTGTAGTGCTGTCTCAGCAATATTACCACCGTAGTCGGCGCTTCGAGAGAGCGAGTCGACGATCAGCCCTAGCAACTGGGCCTGAACCGGCTCAAGGTTGCGGAGCATGTCGTCGATCCGTCTGGTGGACTCATCAATATCGACGACGGCCGCAAGCGCATCATGGCCGAGCTGATTGGCTTCGTCGGTGTCGTCAGCGAGCAGTGCATCCATTGATTGCTCGAAAATGCTGCTGGCCTCGTCGTGGAGCCCGTTGAGAGCGTCGGCAACATCATCGGGGATCTCCTCGAGCTTGAGCGCGAGGTTGCTGATCTTGACGGCGTGATCGGCGATCCGCTCGAGCTGGCGGGCACTCGAGTGAAAGTCAAAACAGTCCTCGCGGGAGACACCGAGTTCTTCGACAGCCCGGGGCGAACGGAGGGTGGAACGGAAAATTCGGGAAACGACAAGCCAGAGACGGTCGACGTCGTCGTCGCGATTGATCACGTCGTGGGCGATGTCGTCGTCGTTCTCGATTAATGCCGTCACCGCGTCCTCGAACATCGACTTAGCGATCAGGCGCATCCGCGTAACAGCATTGACGATTGATAGCTCCGAGGAGTCCAGCAGGTCTTGAATCACCACACTGTCGCTCGTCTCCTCAAGCACTTCGACGCCAACGAGCCGCTGGGCCGCGTTCCGGATGGCGTTGCGCTGCTTGGTCGTGATATGTCCGGCCTCAAGGCGGATTATGTCGAAGCCGCTAACGTACATCGTCATCACAGCTCGCATCAGCTGTTCGTCTTCGAGTCCGGATACATCAAGCGTTCCCTCTTGCCGATACGTTTCGCGTTCGGGTGTCAAAAAGAGTTCCTCGCCCTCTGGATAGAACTCGACTGTCGTTCCGCTACTAATGTCATTCTCGGTCGCCCATGTCTTCGGGAGCGAGACCGTAAACGTCGACCCACCAGTTACTTGCACCTTCCGGGTCTCCATATAGGAGGCTTTCTACGGTCGGGATATAAAACTACTTGTGTCTATAGAGGTGTTTCTGGAATTCTTATTACCCCAATTAGGCAGTTTTCAGCGCTCTACTATCCCTGTTTGGTGTATAGGACTGTTCACAAATATATGACTATATATTATTATGAAAAGATAAATAGCCAATATCAACACAAGCAAAATAGATACTATACAAACAGGTATGATTCGTCTTAGAAGAGCGTTCGAAGATTTCACATATCGTTCTGATCGAAATGATCAATTCGACAGATTAGTGCGTAGCTCTATTGAGAATCTTTCACAACGTAGCGCGTATAATAGTCAATACGCCTAGCTTAGCGAGGTATAACTACACACAGTACCCGACTGCGAGTACAGGCATGAAAACAACGACTCCGCTTTGGGCCCGCCCAGATAGGCCAGCAAACCGATCACTTCGGCTCACCTTCGGCTTCCTGTGGCTCACCGACCTTGTCGCCACTGTCTGTCTCTTTCTTGTTCCGTTTGCAAGAGAACTCAATCCGATCACCATCTTCTTTTACGAGAGTATCGGCCTAACAGGCGTTGTGCTAGCAGGAACCACCTATGCAGCCCTCGTCGTTCTAACTGGGTCTTTTCTTCGGAAGCCGATAGACGGACTCTTCGTCGCAGGTGCAGTTTCAGTATACGCCGTTTGTGCCACCAACAACGTCGTCTTATTGGTAACCCGTGTCCCGATTGTACAAAACATGCTTCTCTGAAGCCCATGAACGACAAGACCTTCGGTGCGGTACAGAACAAACATTGCCGAGAATTGTTACCCGCACTCCTCAAACATAATCGCCGGAACCGTTACCAAAGAGATGCCTGCGAGTGGGAAGATAGCAGCTCGACCGCTCATCAAGCACCGCGAGTTCTCGTCGATTTACAAGGCGTGGAACGCTCGACTGGACGCCGACCTCTACGGTCAACGGAGTCAGAACGAGACGGTGAACTCCCGGCTTAAACGGAAATATGGCGCATTCATTCACTCACGATTCTGGTGGAAACAGTTCCGTGAACTCGTCGTCGGCTGTTTCACTCACAACATCGACAAGGCGATCTGAACGGTAGATATAGGGACAAACATCGGTCAGCGTGATATCACTCGCCAGTAATCGACTGACAGTCTGCTTCGAGCCGAATGTCCGGTGTCCTGTCCTGAGCATTCTCTACGTAGATCTCGATACCGGCCTCATTCGGGCCGTCGCAGGGAAGTGTCGATCGCTCAAAGCCGGGCCAGTCGCGTTCAAACCGGGTTCCGTCAACGGTCACCACGATTGTTTCGGGGTCGGTCGATGCTGGAAACGTCGCATCCTCGTCAGCCTCGTTACTGTCTGAGAGCTGGTATTCCTTCTCGAAAAGGACATCACCACCCTCGTTCGTAATCGTGACCGAGACGTGGTGGGTCTCATCACGGTCACCAAGATACATCTTCACCCAATGCGGGGCGGATTCTCCCTCGCTCTGATTCGAGGACGAACCTAGAGCCGAACAGCCGCTAAGAGAAGTGAGTACCGCACCTGTCCCCGCTAGAAGTGCACGTCGGCTAATGGAGGACATTGTATCCTGCTATTCAATCCCGTTTTCCCAAAATGGTTACTATTAGTGCTATATAGGTGGTCGAACTCAGTGACTATATCGCCCACCTACCTACCGACCGCTTCAGCGGGAAAGTGTCGAGGTAAGATGATTTCAACAGAGCCAATCAATTAAATGGTATTCATTCGCCGGTGAAGTCGGGACTCGGTGGCTCTGTACTGAGCAATTCTACTCGAGGCATTCGCAGTCGCGTGCGACCTGCTGAATGGCGATACCGGCGATGTTCGCCCCGTACTCGGCGGTCCGACGGATACTGTCGAGAAGGAGACCGACGACGTACGCCTCTGCGGGGTCGTCGTGCGTGTAGAGTTCCCGGTCCAACTTCCTGAGGTCGTCCGTGAGATCGTCCCGTTCGGTAAGTGCGGTGTGTGCCCCCTCGATACCGGTGTCGGCAAGGATTACGTCCGCGGCAGTATCGATGACATGCCTGGAACTCGAGGCCAGCAAATCGATTCGATCCTCGAAATTCGCCGGTATCGTGACCTCGGGATCGAGGGTGAAGCGAGCGATCTTCTCGGCGTGATCGGCAATGCGCTCGAACTGCCGGCTGACGTAGTAGTATTCGAACAGTTCGTCCCGGGTGTACTCGAGTTTCTCGACCTCGTGGAGGTTCGTCAGTGCCCGTCGGAAGTGGCGGGTCACCATTGCGAACAACTTGTCGGCTTCGTTATCCCGGTCGATGACGCGCTGTGCCAGCGTCTCGTCGTCAGTCAGGACGGCACTCACCGCGTCACGGTGCATCCCGAGCATTACGAGGCGGAGGCGCAGTGTCGACTTGCGTATGTCGACGTTCTCGGCGTCGATGAGGTTCGTCAGCTGGATCCTGGTGTCGCCGGCCTCCAGCAACTCGAATCCGGAGAGGTTCGCGACCGTGTCCTCAACAACCGTACGGCGCTCAGCGGAATGGCCCGTCCTGTCGACCAACGTTACCGTATCGAAGCCGACGGCGTGAAGCGCGTGAATCCACTGTCTGATGCCGCTGTCCGAGTCAGTCGAGACGTCTACGGTCGTCGACCGCGTCTCAGTCGACCGGTCGGCCTCCGCCTCGACCAGCAGCGAACCGTCGCCATTGGGATACAACGAGAGCGCTGACCCGGCGTCGATGCCGTGTTCCTGTGCCCACGACTTCGGAAGCGAGATCGTGTACGTCGTCCCTCCGGAGAGTTGGACTTTGCGTGTTTCCATACGTGAACCGTCATGGGCCGATGAAACCTTAGATTTGGTATGAATAGTCCGTGCCGATAATGAGACGCATATATCAGTACACCATGCACAAGAGAGTTGATTCAAGATGGGATCGATTCGATTCAGTCATGAAGCTATATAATCGTCCGAACAATTTGTGGACCAACCCTAATACCGGCAGCCGCGACCAGCAGGTATGTCCCGTCGAACATGGCAGCGCCCGCTGGGAACGGGTGGTCGTGACGCGACGCGTGCCCAGGTCGTCGAATCGATCGACAGGATC
Proteins encoded:
- a CDS encoding phosphate uptake regulator PhoU, which codes for METRKVQVTGGSTFTVSLPKTWATENDISSGTTVEFYPEGEELFLTPERETYRQEGTLDVSGLEDEQLMRAVMTMYVSGFDIIRLEAGHITTKQRNAIRNAAQRLVGVEVLEETSDSVVIQDLLDSSELSIVNAVTRMRLIAKSMFEDAVTALIENDDDIAHDVINRDDDVDRLWLVVSRIFRSTLRSPRAVEELGVSREDCFDFHSSARQLERIADHAVKISNLALKLEEIPDDVADALNGLHDEASSIFEQSMDALLADDTDEANQLGHDALAAVVDIDESTRRIDDMLRNLEPVQAQLLGLIVDSLSRSADYGGNIAETALQKAAPRP
- a CDS encoding phosphate signaling complex PhoU family protein, which codes for METRKVQLSGGTTYTISLPKSWAQEHGIDAGSALSLYPNGDGSLLVEAEADRSTETRSTTVDVSTDSDSGIRQWIHALHAVGFDTVTLVDRTGHSAERRTVVEDTVANLSGFELLEAGDTRIQLTNLIDAENVDIRKSTLRLRLVMLGMHRDAVSAVLTDDETLAQRVIDRDNEADKLFAMVTRHFRRALTNLHEVEKLEYTRDELFEYYYVSRQFERIADHAEKIARFTLDPEVTIPANFEDRIDLLASSSRHVIDTAADVILADTGIEGAHTALTERDDLTDDLRKLDRELYTHDDPAEAYVVGLLLDSIRRTAEYGANIAGIAIQQVARDCECLE